The Sphingomicrobium sp. genome has a window encoding:
- a CDS encoding agmatine deiminase family protein — protein sequence MVASSAPPLPEWAPHASVWIGFPSDPDLWLADLKQAEREVGAFAEAVHAGGRGEQVYLVAAHEDAATAARELAPFAKVIVQRFGDIWLRDTGPIVLGAGKDRSARCFRFNGWGGKYDLEGDQDIGERLAGEAALPSSKADWILEGGAIDGDGTGTVVTTEQCLLNPNRNSLTREQVEDRLKRDLGFSKVVWLGSGLLNDHTDGHVDNLARFVAPARVAIPTATDDDPNEAVYADAARRLADADLDVVTLPSPGRIESEEGDIIPASYMNFYIGNAAVVVPQYGAANDAAAVEAVQALFPDRVAIGLRADHILTGGGSFHCISQQVPA from the coding sequence ATGGTTGCAAGCTCCGCTCCTCCGCTGCCCGAATGGGCCCCGCACGCCTCCGTCTGGATTGGCTTCCCGAGCGACCCTGACCTGTGGCTCGCGGACCTGAAGCAGGCCGAGCGTGAGGTCGGCGCCTTTGCCGAGGCCGTACATGCCGGCGGCCGGGGCGAGCAGGTCTACCTGGTGGCGGCTCACGAAGACGCCGCGACTGCCGCGCGGGAACTAGCGCCTTTCGCAAAAGTGATCGTTCAGCGCTTCGGTGACATCTGGCTACGCGACACCGGGCCGATCGTCTTGGGTGCGGGCAAGGATCGCAGCGCCCGCTGCTTCCGCTTCAACGGCTGGGGCGGGAAGTACGACCTGGAGGGCGATCAGGACATTGGCGAGCGGCTGGCAGGCGAGGCGGCGTTGCCGAGCAGCAAGGCAGACTGGATCCTAGAAGGCGGTGCGATCGACGGCGACGGCACCGGAACCGTCGTCACCACCGAGCAATGCCTGCTCAACCCCAACCGCAACAGCCTGACCCGTGAACAAGTCGAAGATCGGCTGAAGCGCGATCTCGGCTTTTCGAAAGTGGTGTGGCTCGGCTCGGGCCTCCTCAACGACCACACCGACGGGCATGTCGACAATCTCGCCCGCTTCGTCGCTCCAGCGCGAGTGGCAATCCCGACAGCAACCGACGACGATCCCAACGAGGCTGTCTATGCCGATGCCGCGCGGCGGCTCGCCGATGCCGATCTCGACGTCGTCACCCTTCCCTCGCCCGGACGGATCGAGAGCGAGGAAGGCGATATCATCCCCGCCAGCTACATGAACTTCTACATCGGCAATGCCGCGGTGGTGGTGCCGCAATATGGGGCAGCGAACGACGCCGCCGCCGTAGAAGCGGTGCAGGCCCTGTTCCCGGACCGCGTTGCAATCGGGCTCCGCGCCGACCACATCCTGACCGGCGGCGGAAGCTTCCACTGCATTTCCCAACAGGTGCCGGCATGA
- the dksA gene encoding RNA polymerase-binding protein DksA → MATALVDLYGDDFEPFDRIILPEGYRPSEDEEFMCAKHRAYFLRKLKAWKEAVVEESRATMAQLQVDSLREPDLADRASSETDWGIELRTRDRQRKLIAKIDSAVRRLYEGEYGYCEVTGEPISLARLEARPVATMTLEAQERHERIERVSRDD, encoded by the coding sequence ATGGCGACTGCACTTGTCGACCTTTACGGCGACGACTTCGAACCTTTTGACAGGATCATCCTTCCCGAAGGCTATCGGCCTTCGGAAGACGAAGAATTCATGTGCGCGAAGCATCGCGCTTACTTCCTTCGCAAGCTCAAGGCGTGGAAAGAAGCGGTGGTCGAGGAATCGCGCGCGACCATGGCCCAGCTCCAGGTCGACTCACTGCGCGAGCCGGATCTTGCCGACCGCGCGTCGAGCGAAACGGATTGGGGCATCGAGCTTCGCACCCGCGACCGTCAGCGCAAGCTGATTGCCAAGATCGATAGCGCCGTTCGCCGCCTCTACGAAGGCGAATATGGCTATTGCGAAGTGACCGGCGAGCCGATCTCGCTCGCGCGGCTTGAGGCGCGTCCGGTTGCGACGATGACTCTTGAAGCGCAGGAGCGGCACGAGCGCATCGAGCGCGTCTCCCGCGACGACTAA
- the aguB gene encoding N-carbamoylputrescine amidase codes for MTKLTVAALQLGFSEDTEANIRAVGELVREAAGKGAEVVLPPELFEGPYFCRVEDESLFATAKPTAEHPSVVAMQGLAEELGIWIPTSFFEADGPHHYNSLAMIGPDGKIAGVYRKSHIPDGPGYEEKFYFRPGNTGFKVWQGPEKSTIGVGVCWDQWYPETARAMMLMGADILFYPTAIGSEPHDPDLDTSRLWRRAMVGHAVSNVVPVVAANRIGTECGQRFYGHSFICDERGDMLAEFGAEETGVLVATLDLAQAKKHRAAFGFFRDRRPELYGRLAEDV; via the coding sequence ATGACGAAGTTGACGGTCGCTGCGCTGCAGCTTGGCTTTTCCGAAGACACAGAGGCGAACATCCGCGCCGTCGGCGAGCTCGTCCGTGAAGCCGCCGGCAAGGGCGCCGAAGTCGTGCTGCCGCCCGAGCTGTTCGAGGGTCCCTACTTCTGCCGTGTGGAAGACGAGAGCCTGTTCGCGACCGCCAAGCCGACGGCCGAGCATCCGTCCGTCGTTGCCATGCAAGGCCTTGCGGAAGAGCTCGGCATCTGGATCCCAACCAGCTTTTTCGAGGCGGACGGGCCGCATCACTACAACAGCCTGGCGATGATCGGACCCGACGGGAAGATCGCCGGCGTCTATCGCAAGAGCCACATTCCCGACGGGCCGGGCTATGAGGAGAAATTCTACTTCCGGCCCGGCAACACCGGCTTCAAGGTTTGGCAGGGCCCCGAGAAGTCGACCATCGGCGTCGGGGTATGTTGGGACCAATGGTATCCGGAGACCGCGCGAGCGATGATGCTGATGGGCGCGGACATCCTCTTCTATCCGACCGCGATCGGCTCCGAACCGCACGATCCGGATCTCGACACGTCGCGTCTGTGGCGCCGCGCGATGGTCGGCCATGCCGTCAGCAATGTCGTGCCGGTTGTCGCCGCCAACCGCATCGGCACCGAATGCGGCCAGCGCTTCTACGGCCACAGCTTCATCTGCGACGAGCGCGGCGACATGCTCGCCGAATTCGGCGCAGAGGAGACGGGCGTTCTGGTCGCCACCCTGGACCTCGCCCAGGCGAAGAAGCACCGCGCTGCCTTCGGTTTCTTCCGCGACCGCAGGCCTGAACTCTACGGCCGGCTGGCGGAAGACGTCTAA
- the folK gene encoding 2-amino-4-hydroxy-6-hydroxymethyldihydropteridine diphosphokinase, producing MAGATHLYAIAIGSNRPHGRHGKPTGVAEAAVARLDREFGLFDASPIIINAAHGGAGRDFANAVAIVESNLDPTAMLRRLKAIEREFGRRPGRRWGPRVLDLDLVLWSGGTFRSRGLTIPHRSLGERGFVLQPLAAIAPNWPIGRLRVRHLAARLARRTPRR from the coding sequence GTGGCGGGCGCAACGCACCTCTATGCAATCGCAATCGGGTCTAACCGGCCGCACGGGCGGCATGGCAAGCCGACCGGCGTGGCCGAAGCGGCGGTCGCCCGCCTGGACCGCGAGTTCGGCTTGTTCGATGCGTCGCCGATCATCATCAACGCCGCTCACGGCGGCGCGGGTCGCGATTTCGCCAACGCCGTGGCAATCGTCGAAAGCAACCTTGATCCCACGGCGATGCTCCGCCGCCTCAAGGCTATCGAGCGCGAATTCGGTCGAAGGCCCGGACGTCGCTGGGGCCCGCGCGTGCTCGATCTCGACCTCGTGCTGTGGAGCGGCGGCACCTTCCGCTCGCGCGGCCTCACCATCCCGCACCGTTCCCTCGGCGAGCGCGGCTTCGTCCTGCAGCCCCTGGCAGCGATCGCACCCAATTGGCCGATTGGCCGGCTTCGTGTCCGCCATCTCGCCGCGCGCCTTGCCCGACGCACCCCGCGCCGCTAG
- a CDS encoding nitronate monooxygenase family protein, producing the protein MSLPLILQRLRIPVVGAPLFIVSNPKLVIAQCTAGIVGSFPALNARPASLLDEWLHEITEALAAWNRDNPDRPSAPFAVNQIVHRSNDRLEHDMQVCAKWKVPIVISSLGARPEINDAVHSWGGITLHDVIDDRFARKAVEKGADGVIAVAAGAGGHAGRWSPFALVQEIRAWFDGPLILSGSIANGGAVLAAQAAGADLAYIGSPFIATEEANATDAYKQGIVEAAAADIVYTSLFTGVHGNYLRSSIVAAGLDPDNLEGSDPTAMKFGSEGSNKSKAWRDIWGSGQGIGAIDQVRPARDYVDLLADQYAAAKTRLCGA; encoded by the coding sequence TTGAGCCTGCCGCTTATCCTTCAGCGCCTGCGCATTCCGGTCGTCGGCGCGCCCTTGTTCATCGTCTCCAACCCGAAGCTGGTGATTGCCCAATGCACCGCCGGGATCGTCGGCAGCTTTCCCGCGCTCAACGCGCGACCGGCGTCGCTGCTCGACGAATGGCTGCACGAGATTACCGAAGCTTTGGCGGCGTGGAACCGAGACAATCCGGACCGGCCGTCCGCGCCGTTCGCGGTCAACCAGATCGTCCACCGGTCCAACGACCGGCTCGAGCACGACATGCAGGTCTGCGCCAAGTGGAAGGTGCCGATCGTCATCAGCTCGCTCGGCGCCCGCCCGGAGATCAACGACGCGGTGCACTCATGGGGCGGGATTACGCTCCACGACGTCATCGACGACCGCTTCGCGCGGAAGGCAGTGGAGAAAGGCGCGGACGGGGTGATCGCAGTGGCCGCCGGCGCGGGCGGTCACGCCGGTCGCTGGTCGCCGTTCGCCCTGGTGCAGGAAATCCGCGCCTGGTTCGACGGGCCACTGATCCTTTCCGGGTCGATCGCGAACGGGGGCGCGGTGCTGGCGGCCCAGGCGGCTGGTGCCGACCTCGCTTATATCGGCTCGCCGTTCATCGCGACGGAAGAGGCGAATGCGACCGACGCCTACAAGCAGGGTATCGTCGAAGCCGCGGCGGCGGACATCGTCTACACGAGCCTGTTCACCGGCGTTCACGGCAATTACCTGCGCTCCTCGATCGTCGCAGCGGGCCTCGACCCGGACAATCTCGAAGGCAGCGATCCGACAGCGATGAAGTTCGGTTCCGAAGGGTCAAACAAGTCGAAGGCGTGGCGCGACATCTGGGGGTCGGGCCAGGGGATCGGCGCAATCGACCAGGTGCGGCCGGCGCGTGACTATGTCGACTTGCTTGCCGACCAATATGCCGCGGCGAAAACGCGGCTGTGCGGAGCCTAG
- the surE gene encoding 5'/3'-nucleotidase SurE, whose protein sequence is MRILLTNDDGVNARGLRLLETVARKFTDDVWIVAPAEEQSGAGHSLTLTTPVRLRRHDDRRYSVTGTPTDSVMLALAHVMKDSPPDVILSGINRGANLAEDVTYSGTVSAAMEGALAGVPSIALSQAYSREGMGDTVPFAPAEAWAERVLGPLLEMAMEPRTLINVNFPALPPEMVKGIRTCRQGLRDYGRLRIIERTDPRGYDYYWFGLAPVIETPGHSTDLEVIADGYVSVTPLHLDLTHEPSLDALHKRFAAAP, encoded by the coding sequence ATGCGCATTCTCCTGACCAACGACGACGGCGTGAACGCGCGCGGGCTGCGCCTGCTGGAGACGGTCGCGCGCAAGTTCACCGACGATGTCTGGATCGTCGCCCCGGCGGAAGAGCAGTCGGGCGCCGGGCATTCGCTGACGCTGACGACGCCGGTGCGGCTGCGGCGGCATGACGATCGGCGCTACTCGGTCACCGGCACGCCGACGGACTCGGTGATGCTTGCTCTTGCTCACGTCATGAAGGACTCGCCGCCCGACGTGATCTTGTCGGGCATCAACCGCGGCGCGAATCTGGCTGAGGACGTCACTTACTCGGGCACCGTCTCCGCGGCGATGGAAGGCGCGCTGGCAGGCGTTCCGTCGATCGCGCTTAGCCAGGCCTACTCACGCGAAGGCATGGGCGACACCGTGCCCTTCGCCCCGGCTGAAGCCTGGGCCGAACGCGTGCTCGGACCCCTGCTTGAAATGGCGATGGAGCCGCGGACGCTGATCAACGTCAACTTCCCCGCGCTTCCGCCGGAGATGGTGAAAGGGATCCGCACCTGCCGGCAGGGCTTGCGCGACTATGGCCGCCTGCGGATCATCGAGCGCACCGACCCGCGCGGCTATGATTATTATTGGTTCGGGCTCGCCCCGGTCATCGAGACTCCGGGCCATTCTACCGATCTCGAGGTAATCGCCGACGGCTACGTCTCCGTCACCCCATTGCACCTCGACCTGACGCATGAGCCGTCGCTCGACGCCCTCCACAAACGATTTGCGGCCGCGCCATAG
- a CDS encoding YdcH family protein has product MNHDNDGELEALRAEHRQLDERIQLLTSEPVGDQLEIARLKRRKLILKDQIQRILDTMTPDIIA; this is encoded by the coding sequence ATGAACCACGACAATGACGGCGAACTGGAGGCGCTTCGCGCCGAGCATCGCCAACTCGACGAGCGCATCCAGCTACTGACGTCGGAGCCGGTCGGCGACCAGCTCGAGATCGCGCGACTCAAGCGGCGCAAGCTGATCCTCAAGGATCAGATCCAGCGCATCCTCGACACCATGACGCCGGATATCATCGCCTGA
- a CDS encoding DUF1465 family protein, whose translation MDESELPNRETRITSRLIDSLYTEAMLLADEARSYFDVAGRGDRAELEPFARVGFACESLKVTTRIMHIVAWLLTQRAIESGEIPDRDGRRPERRLGHAQDTDDAVVVQLPEAAQRLINASADLYARVRRLDEGTVEAEVPQSPARALMGRLERGLGGGSF comes from the coding sequence ATGGACGAATCGGAACTGCCCAACCGCGAAACGCGCATCACGTCGCGGCTGATCGACTCGCTTTATACCGAGGCGATGCTGCTGGCGGACGAGGCGCGTTCCTATTTCGACGTCGCAGGGCGCGGCGACCGCGCCGAGCTCGAGCCCTTCGCCCGCGTCGGCTTCGCCTGCGAGTCTTTGAAGGTTACCACCCGCATCATGCACATCGTTGCCTGGCTGCTGACGCAGCGGGCGATCGAATCAGGCGAGATACCGGATCGTGACGGGCGGCGCCCCGAGCGGCGGCTCGGCCACGCACAGGACACGGACGATGCGGTTGTCGTGCAACTGCCTGAGGCTGCGCAGCGCCTGATCAACGCGAGCGCCGACCTTTATGCACGCGTGAGGCGGCTCGACGAGGGGACGGTCGAAGCGGAAGTGCCGCAGAGCCCGGCGCGCGCGCTGATGGGCCGCCTTGAGCGCGGCCTAGGCGGCGGCTCCTTCTAG
- a CDS encoding YdcH family protein, whose translation MNNVMAEELESKHAALHALIEEEEHRSHPDEDLLHRLKKEKLRLKDELAGHLTH comes from the coding sequence ATGAACAATGTCATGGCGGAGGAACTCGAATCCAAGCACGCCGCTCTTCACGCCCTCATCGAGGAAGAAGAGCATCGCAGCCATCCGGACGAAGACCTTCTCCACCGCCTGAAGAAAGAAAAGCTCAGACTGAAGGACGAATTGGCCGGCCACCTCACACACTGA
- a CDS encoding uracil-DNA glycosylase, protein MDFASPAALSPIPQAEAPRDCPLCPRLVRFRHECRAEFPDWWNAPVPAFGDPNAWLAIVGLAPGKHGANRTGRPFTGDYAGDLLYATLLKFGLAEGEYRADPRDGLELRGAIILNAVKCLPPANKPLPEEIATCRNYFEAALAALPSVRVLIALGQIAHVAACRGLGLKPGPCKFAHGGEWQAPGGRVLLSSYHCSRYNQNTRLLDAAMFESVFARALELRGGG, encoded by the coding sequence ATGGACTTCGCCAGCCCCGCTGCTCTGTCGCCGATCCCGCAGGCCGAAGCGCCGCGCGACTGTCCCTTGTGCCCGCGGCTGGTGCGCTTCCGCCACGAATGCCGGGCGGAATTCCCGGACTGGTGGAATGCGCCGGTGCCGGCGTTCGGCGATCCGAACGCCTGGCTGGCGATCGTCGGCCTGGCGCCGGGCAAGCATGGCGCCAATCGCACCGGTCGGCCGTTCACCGGCGACTATGCCGGCGACCTTCTCTACGCGACCTTGCTCAAGTTCGGTCTCGCGGAAGGGGAATATCGCGCCGACCCCCGCGACGGCCTGGAGCTGCGCGGCGCGATCATCCTCAACGCCGTCAAATGTCTGCCTCCGGCGAACAAGCCGCTGCCCGAGGAGATCGCCACCTGCCGCAACTATTTCGAAGCGGCGCTTGCCGCGCTGCCGAGCGTCCGCGTGCTCATCGCGCTCGGGCAGATCGCTCATGTCGCTGCGTGCCGGGGGCTCGGTCTCAAGCCAGGGCCCTGCAAGTTCGCGCATGGCGGCGAATGGCAGGCGCCGGGCGGGCGGGTCCTGCTGTCGAGCTATCATTGTTCGCGATACAATCAGAACACTAGGCTGCTCGACGCAGCGATGTTCGAGAGCGTGTTCGCCCGGGCGCTGGAGCTGCGCGGCGGTGGATGA
- a CDS encoding metallophosphoesterase gives MFNFASRKPAGPVGAKGWRAYDVGDIHGRLDLLDQLLDKIHADLTRRPARKVLLVFVGDLIDRGPASAQVVERLRTYSHPGVQTMFLLGNHEEVLLRVIQGEADLIAKWCTFGGTECLKSYGVDTSKLAAMDDQEALGAIRKAIPKSHVEFLEDCHDSCRFGDYLFVHAGIRPGVEIDQQKQSDLRWIREPFLFDETDHGFVVVHGHTIRPDVEVLPNRIGIDTGAYRSGVLTALAIEGAETWFLDTRSDVRQAESSPAAPSSPRPCAQSRTSCRSARAWARLRMSMRFTSSRHR, from the coding sequence ATGTTCAATTTCGCGTCTCGAAAACCGGCCGGACCCGTTGGGGCCAAAGGCTGGCGTGCCTATGACGTCGGCGACATCCACGGCCGCCTCGACCTGCTCGATCAACTTCTCGACAAAATCCATGCGGACCTGACGCGGCGGCCGGCGCGCAAGGTCCTGCTCGTCTTCGTCGGCGATCTGATCGACCGCGGCCCAGCCTCGGCGCAGGTGGTGGAGCGGCTGCGCACCTACAGCCACCCTGGGGTGCAGACGATGTTCCTGCTTGGCAACCACGAAGAAGTGCTGCTGCGCGTCATCCAGGGCGAAGCGGACCTGATCGCCAAATGGTGCACCTTCGGCGGCACCGAATGCCTGAAAAGCTATGGCGTCGACACGTCGAAGCTCGCTGCGATGGACGATCAGGAGGCCCTTGGGGCGATCCGCAAGGCGATCCCGAAAAGCCACGTGGAGTTCCTAGAGGACTGCCACGACAGCTGCCGGTTCGGCGATTATCTGTTCGTCCATGCCGGCATCCGCCCGGGGGTCGAGATCGACCAGCAGAAGCAGTCCGACCTGCGCTGGATCCGCGAACCATTCCTGTTCGACGAAACGGACCATGGCTTCGTCGTCGTCCACGGCCACACCATCCGACCCGATGTCGAAGTCCTGCCGAACCGCATCGGCATCGATACCGGGGCTTATCGATCGGGGGTGCTTACCGCCCTTGCCATCGAGGGTGCCGAGACGTGGTTCCTCGACACCCGGAGCGACGTCAGGCAAGCGGAGTCCAGTCCCGCGGCGCCATCCTCGCCACGACCGTGCGCGCAATCGCGGACTTCATGCCGTTCGGCTCGGGCCTGGGCTCGTTTAAGGATGTCTATGCGCTTTACGAGCAGCCGGCACAGGTGA
- the recO gene encoding DNA repair protein RecO gives MRADTPAIVCALRTHGEHGAIVRLMTPQHGLQAAYVRGARGRRMRPVLIPGNVVEAQLSSRTDAQLPQASVELVHSRGPLLAEPLPTAAIDWVTVLTATALPEGQPYPLLYEALEALLDAIEAAPSASGWGTGLVRYELLLLGELGFGLDLDRCAVTGSNDGLVAVSPKSGRAISAAEAEPYAGRLLPLPPFVREGGRGSWEEIAQGLQLTGHFLLRDVITERSLLVAEARNRLVDRLRRAGGLA, from the coding sequence ATGCGGGCCGACACGCCGGCAATTGTCTGCGCGCTCCGCACCCACGGCGAACATGGGGCGATCGTCCGGTTGATGACTCCGCAGCACGGGTTGCAGGCTGCCTATGTCCGCGGCGCGCGTGGGCGGCGGATGCGACCGGTGCTGATCCCCGGCAATGTCGTCGAAGCGCAGCTCAGCAGCCGCACTGACGCCCAGCTGCCCCAGGCTAGCGTCGAGCTGGTCCACAGCCGCGGCCCGCTTCTCGCCGAACCCTTGCCGACCGCGGCGATCGACTGGGTGACGGTGCTGACCGCGACCGCGCTGCCGGAGGGGCAGCCTTATCCTTTGCTGTACGAGGCGCTGGAAGCGCTGCTCGACGCGATCGAAGCGGCGCCTTCGGCCAGCGGGTGGGGGACGGGCCTCGTCCGTTACGAGCTGCTGCTGCTCGGCGAGCTAGGCTTCGGCCTCGACCTCGACCGCTGTGCGGTGACTGGCAGCAACGACGGCCTGGTCGCGGTCAGCCCGAAGTCGGGCAGGGCAATCAGCGCTGCCGAGGCCGAGCCTTATGCCGGCCGGCTGCTGCCGCTTCCGCCGTTCGTTCGCGAAGGCGGTCGCGGCAGCTGGGAAGAGATTGCACAGGGGCTGCAACTGACCGGCCATTTCCTGCTGCGGGACGTGATCACCGAACGGTCTCTGCTCGTCGCGGAAGCGCGTAACCGCCTCGTCGACCGGTTGCGCCGCGCGGGCGGTCTCGCCTAG
- a CDS encoding GNAT family N-acetyltransferase, translating into MDEIRSERLLMRRFTLEDAPAMHRLMRNPEAMRFWSSLPHEDLEQTRAWVQSAVDAPPAGSDDFVMTLDGELIGKLGCWRLPEVGFMIDPAHWGRGYAREAMMAFIDRRRGLGSSELTADVDPDNVAALRLLTRCGFKETHREERTWNIGGTWRDSVYLRLDL; encoded by the coding sequence GTGGATGAGATCCGCAGCGAGCGGCTGCTGATGCGCCGCTTCACGCTCGAGGATGCGCCGGCGATGCACCGACTGATGCGCAATCCGGAAGCGATGCGCTTCTGGTCGTCGCTGCCGCACGAGGACCTGGAGCAGACCCGCGCCTGGGTTCAATCGGCGGTCGACGCGCCGCCGGCGGGGAGCGACGATTTCGTCATGACACTCGACGGCGAGTTGATCGGCAAGCTCGGCTGCTGGCGCTTGCCGGAGGTCGGGTTCATGATCGACCCGGCGCATTGGGGCCGCGGTTATGCGCGTGAGGCGATGATGGCGTTCATCGATCGGCGGAGAGGCTTAGGGTCGAGCGAACTCACCGCCGACGTTGACCCCGACAACGTAGCGGCGCTGCGGCTGCTGACAAGGTGCGGGTTCAAGGAAACGCATCGGGAAGAGCGCACCTGGAACATCGGCGGCACATGGCGCGACAGCGTGTACCTGCGGCTCGACCTTTAG
- the apaG gene encoding Co2+/Mg2+ efflux protein ApaG — protein MLFPNVATSRGVTVRVAVSYLAEQSDPATNRWFWSYHVRIENGSDLAVQLLSRSWTIVDARGTVHEVVGEGVVGEMPLIAPGASFDYVSGCPLDTPTGEMSGSYRMVDEQGSAFDAEIPRFQLLSA, from the coding sequence ATGCTGTTCCCGAACGTCGCGACCAGCCGCGGAGTGACGGTCCGCGTTGCGGTCAGCTATCTGGCCGAACAGTCGGACCCTGCCACCAACCGCTGGTTCTGGTCCTACCATGTGCGGATCGAGAACGGCTCCGACCTGGCCGTCCAGCTGCTGTCGCGCAGCTGGACCATCGTCGATGCGCGCGGAACGGTGCACGAGGTCGTCGGCGAAGGGGTCGTCGGTGAAATGCCGCTGATCGCTCCGGGCGCCAGCTTCGACTATGTCTCCGGCTGCCCGCTCGATACGCCAACCGGGGAAATGAGCGGCAGCTATCGAATGGTCGACGAGCAGGGCAGCGCCTTCGACGCCGAGATCCCGCGCTTTCAACTGCTTAGCGCCTGA